The Streptomyces sp. P9-A4 genome contains a region encoding:
- a CDS encoding alkaline phosphatase D family protein, with the protein MNHVHDASAHSEELRAAARHVDRRRFLTVTGAAAALAFATQLPTAGAAAAAELDGRRVTEDPFTLGVASGDPLPGSVLLWTRLAPRPFEPDGGLPAARLSVHWELARDERFTRTVRRGRATAHPEFRHSVHVEVEHLDPDREFFYRFRVGDWTSPVGRTRTAPAPWARNSALKLAAVSCQAYHDGYFTAYRHLADEDVDVVFHLGDYLYEYAVNATGGARAYTDRTLPAVFNRETLTLDDYRLRYALYKSDPDLRAAHAAHPFVVTWDDHETENNYAGDTPENGVPPEEFLLRRAAAYRAYWEHQPLRAPQRPEGPDMRLYRRLRFGQLAQFDILDTRQYRSDQAYGDGWQVPGPESEDPSRTLTGAAQERWLLDGWRHSRARWNVLPQQVVFAERRDRSTADFTLSMDSWDGYPASRQRVLAGAEAAGVENLMVLTGDVHVGYGLDIKADFRDPASRTVGTEIVATSITSGKNGSDRPSNYDRLTQANPHLKFYNGRRGYVTVALGEDGARADFRTVPYVTTPGAPVTTAASFVTEAGDPGLKPA; encoded by the coding sequence ATGAACCACGTACACGACGCATCCGCGCACTCCGAGGAACTCCGCGCCGCAGCACGCCATGTCGACCGGCGCCGGTTCCTCACTGTCACCGGGGCCGCCGCCGCGCTCGCCTTCGCCACCCAGTTGCCCACGGCGGGCGCCGCGGCCGCCGCCGAGCTGGACGGCCGGCGCGTCACCGAGGACCCGTTCACCCTGGGGGTGGCGTCCGGCGACCCGCTGCCCGGCTCCGTCCTCCTCTGGACGCGGCTCGCGCCCCGCCCCTTCGAGCCCGACGGCGGACTGCCGGCCGCCCGGCTCTCCGTGCACTGGGAGCTCGCCCGCGACGAGCGCTTCACCCGGACCGTCCGGCGCGGCCGTGCCACCGCGCACCCGGAGTTCCGGCACTCCGTCCACGTCGAGGTCGAGCACCTGGACCCCGACCGCGAGTTCTTCTACCGCTTCCGCGTCGGGGACTGGACGAGCCCCGTCGGCCGCACCCGCACCGCGCCCGCCCCCTGGGCCCGCAACTCGGCCCTCAAGCTCGCCGCCGTCTCCTGCCAGGCGTACCACGACGGGTACTTCACGGCCTACCGCCACCTCGCGGACGAGGACGTCGACGTCGTCTTCCACCTCGGCGACTACCTGTACGAGTACGCCGTGAACGCCACCGGCGGCGCCCGCGCCTACACCGACCGCACCCTCCCGGCCGTCTTCAACCGCGAGACGCTCACCCTGGACGACTACCGGCTCCGCTACGCGCTCTACAAGTCCGACCCCGACCTGCGCGCCGCGCACGCCGCCCACCCCTTCGTCGTCACCTGGGACGACCACGAGACCGAGAACAACTACGCGGGCGACACCCCCGAGAACGGCGTCCCGCCGGAGGAGTTCCTGCTCCGCCGGGCCGCCGCCTACCGCGCCTACTGGGAGCACCAGCCGCTCCGCGCGCCCCAGCGGCCCGAGGGCCCCGACATGCGCCTCTACCGGCGTCTGCGCTTCGGGCAGCTCGCCCAGTTCGACATCCTCGACACCCGCCAGTACCGCTCCGACCAGGCGTACGGCGACGGCTGGCAGGTCCCGGGCCCCGAGTCCGAGGACCCCTCGCGCACCCTGACCGGCGCCGCCCAGGAGCGCTGGCTGCTCGACGGCTGGCGGCACTCGCGGGCCCGCTGGAACGTCCTGCCGCAGCAGGTCGTGTTCGCCGAGCGCCGCGACCGCTCCACCGCCGACTTCACGCTCTCCATGGACTCCTGGGACGGCTACCCGGCCTCCCGGCAGCGGGTCCTCGCGGGCGCGGAGGCGGCCGGCGTCGAGAATCTGATGGTGCTCACCGGGGACGTCCACGTCGGCTACGGCCTCGACATCAAGGCCGACTTCCGCGACCCGGCCTCGCGGACGGTCGGCACCGAGATCGTCGCCACCTCGATCACCAGCGGCAAGAACGGCTCCGACCGGCCGTCCAACTACGACCGGCTCACGCAGGCCAACCCGCACCTGAAGTTCTACAACGGGCGGCGCGGCTATGTGACGGTGGCGCTCGGCGAGGACGGCGCCCGCGCCGACTTCCGTACGGTGCCGTACGTGACGACCCCGGGCGCCCCGGTCACCACGGCCGCCTCCTTCGTCACGGAGGCGGGCGACCCGGGCCTCAAGCCCGCCTGA
- a CDS encoding SDR family oxidoreductase gives MGHTSGVRCAPMSIAVVTGAGSGIGRSVALALAAAGWSVALAGRRAAALEETAAAAPAGDFLAVPTDVTSAEEVTALFTAVRDHYGRVDLLFNNAGTFAGGGVPVEDLDPDTWRAVVDVNLTGAFLCAQAAFRTMKEQDPQGGRIINNGSVSAHVPRPHSIAYTATKHAMTGLTKSLSLDGRPYRIACGQLDIGNAATEMTARMQTGILQANGQLAAEPVMDAADVAATVVHMAALPLEANVQFATVMATGMPYIGRG, from the coding sequence ATGGGGCACACGTCTGGCGTACGCTGCGCGCCCATGAGCATCGCAGTGGTGACGGGAGCGGGATCGGGCATCGGCCGGAGCGTGGCGCTGGCCCTGGCGGCGGCCGGCTGGTCGGTGGCCCTGGCGGGCCGCAGGGCGGCGGCGTTGGAGGAGACGGCGGCGGCCGCCCCGGCCGGGGACTTCCTGGCCGTCCCGACGGACGTGACGTCGGCGGAGGAGGTCACGGCCCTCTTCACGGCGGTACGGGACCACTACGGCCGGGTGGACCTGCTCTTCAACAACGCCGGTACGTTCGCGGGCGGCGGCGTCCCCGTCGAGGACCTGGACCCCGACACCTGGCGCGCGGTCGTCGACGTCAACCTGACGGGCGCGTTCCTCTGCGCCCAGGCGGCCTTCCGGACCATGAAGGAACAGGACCCGCAGGGCGGCCGGATCATCAACAACGGCTCGGTCTCGGCGCATGTCCCGCGCCCGCACTCGATCGCGTACACGGCGACGAAGCACGCGATGACGGGCCTCACGAAGTCCCTGTCGCTCGACGGCCGCCCGTACCGGATCGCCTGCGGCCAGCTGGACATCGGCAACGCGGCGACGGAGATGACGGCCCGCATGCAGACGGGCATCCTCCAGGCCAACGGACAACTGGCGGCGGAACCGGTGATGGACGCGGCGGACGTGGCGGCGACGGTGGTGCACATGGCGGCACTGCCGCTGGAGGCGAACGTGCAGTTCGCGACGGTGATGGCGACGGGGATGCCGTACATCGGCCGGGGGTAG
- a CDS encoding nuclear transport factor 2 family protein gives MTLPVKQLSDPAVRAFVAALNAGDEAALFEALGPGATMSDDGSDRDLRQWLDREVFASRGHMDVESEADGGLALVARYRNDTWGEMRTAWRFAVDGGKVTRFETGQA, from the coding sequence ATGACCCTTCCCGTGAAGCAGCTCAGCGACCCTGCCGTGCGCGCCTTCGTCGCCGCCCTCAACGCCGGTGACGAGGCCGCCCTCTTCGAGGCCCTCGGTCCCGGCGCGACCATGTCCGACGACGGCTCCGACCGCGATCTGCGGCAGTGGCTCGACCGCGAGGTGTTCGCCTCGCGCGGGCACATGGACGTCGAGTCGGAGGCGGACGGCGGGCTCGCGCTCGTCGCCCGCTACCGCAACGACACCTGGGGCGAGATGCGCACCGCGTGGCGGTTCGCCGTCGACGGCGGCAAGGTCACCCGCTTCGAGACCGGGCAGGCCTGA
- a CDS encoding excalibur calcium-binding domain-containing protein, translated as MPPVGIVLAWRTRWSPGRKVLATVLSGVWFVAVGTSDPPADKPAVADAKPAGEFPTGFAPYTPPTPTPTPTVRRVVDDYSGQNLETASRAAYEAGFRTRSHDATEDDKTQLVDGNWKVCFQEPAAGETVTAEKGRRSRIEFAVVEKSSPCPARDGVAVVFPKVPDVVGKTFAKGSAELRAVGFTEFRGASVYTDVDLAARHEDWRICFQDPEAGEDVERPAYVTVRLSLARPGLSCPSEEYAHLNPDPDPDRHGTGTGSGSGSGSGSGSGSGSGSGSGGSGGGSAYYKNCDAVRAAGRAPIYRGQPGYRSGLDRDNDGKACDWS; from the coding sequence ATGCCGCCGGTCGGCATCGTGCTCGCCTGGCGGACCCGGTGGTCGCCGGGCCGGAAGGTGCTCGCCACCGTGCTGTCGGGCGTCTGGTTCGTGGCCGTGGGCACCAGTGATCCGCCGGCGGACAAGCCCGCGGTCGCCGACGCGAAGCCGGCCGGGGAGTTCCCGACGGGCTTCGCGCCGTACACCCCGCCCACGCCGACCCCGACCCCCACCGTGCGGCGGGTCGTCGACGACTACTCCGGGCAGAACCTGGAGACGGCGTCGCGCGCGGCGTACGAGGCCGGGTTCCGGACGCGGTCGCACGACGCGACCGAGGACGACAAGACGCAGCTCGTGGACGGCAACTGGAAGGTCTGCTTCCAGGAGCCGGCGGCGGGGGAGACGGTGACGGCCGAAAAGGGGCGGCGGAGCAGGATCGAGTTCGCCGTGGTCGAGAAGAGCAGCCCCTGCCCCGCGCGGGACGGCGTGGCCGTGGTGTTCCCCAAGGTGCCGGACGTGGTCGGCAAGACCTTCGCCAAGGGGTCGGCGGAGCTGCGCGCGGTGGGCTTCACGGAGTTCCGGGGCGCCTCCGTGTACACGGACGTGGACCTGGCGGCCCGTCATGAGGACTGGCGGATCTGCTTCCAGGACCCGGAGGCGGGCGAGGACGTGGAGCGTCCCGCGTACGTGACCGTACGCCTCTCCCTGGCCCGCCCCGGTCTCTCCTGCCCGAGCGAGGAATACGCCCACCTGAACCCGGATCCGGACCCGGACCGCCACGGAACCGGCACCGGAAGCGGGTCCGGCAGCGGGTCCGGGAGCGGCAGTGGCAGCGGGAGCGGGAGCGGTTCGGGAGGATCCGGCGGCGGTTCGGCGTACTACAAGAACTGCGACGCCGTCCGCGCCGCCGGCAGGGCCCCGATCTACCGAGGCCAGCCCGGCTACCGCTCGGGCCTCGACCGCGACAACGACGGCAAGGCCTGCGACTGGTCCTGA
- a CDS encoding VOC family protein: MSRHFQVTFDAHDPRALSSFWRDALGYVHPGPPGVELPEGADPLAAWDDFLARIGVPEEQRNSKSAIEDPEGNGPRVFFQQVPEDKVAKNRVHLDVRAAPGLAGEERMAALEAECERLVALGAARMRRFEPEPPLSAGFIVMTDPEGNEFCLD, encoded by the coding sequence ATGAGCCGTCACTTCCAGGTCACCTTCGACGCCCACGACCCGCGCGCCCTGTCCTCCTTCTGGCGAGACGCCCTCGGGTACGTCCATCCCGGACCGCCCGGGGTCGAACTGCCCGAGGGCGCCGACCCGTTGGCCGCCTGGGACGACTTCCTCGCACGGATCGGCGTACCCGAGGAGCAGCGCAACTCGAAGTCGGCCATCGAGGACCCCGAAGGGAACGGGCCGCGCGTCTTCTTCCAGCAGGTGCCGGAGGACAAGGTCGCCAAGAACCGGGTCCACCTCGACGTCCGGGCGGCTCCCGGACTGGCCGGCGAGGAGCGGATGGCGGCCCTGGAGGCCGAGTGCGAGCGGCTCGTCGCGCTGGGCGCCGCTCGGATGCGGCGGTTCGAGCCCGAGCCTCCGCTGAGCGCGGGGTTCATCGTGATGACCGACCCCGAGGGCAACGAGTTCTGCCTCGACTGA
- a CDS encoding DUF1203 domain-containing protein has protein sequence MSTEATATVHPTAYTARPIAPTTLAQLRVTDDAGRPCAPYADTEGGAPLRCCLRLSAPGERIALVSYAPLRRWATETGAEPGAYDEQGPVFVHAEECGGPAPSETYPFARAGALRTLRRYDAAGRIAGGRLLEIPEATTQGFDEALTEAFTDPTVCLVHIRAVEYGCFHFEVRRPSRA, from the coding sequence ATGAGCACCGAAGCGACGGCCACCGTCCACCCCACCGCCTACACGGCCCGCCCCATCGCTCCCACGACCCTCGCCCAGCTGCGGGTCACCGACGACGCCGGCCGGCCCTGTGCGCCGTACGCCGACACCGAGGGCGGCGCGCCACTGCGCTGCTGCCTGCGCCTTTCGGCCCCCGGCGAGCGGATCGCACTCGTCTCGTACGCGCCGCTGCGGCGCTGGGCGACCGAGACGGGGGCGGAGCCGGGCGCCTACGACGAGCAGGGCCCGGTCTTCGTCCACGCCGAGGAGTGCGGCGGCCCGGCCCCCTCGGAGACGTACCCCTTCGCCCGCGCGGGCGCGCTGCGCACCCTCCGCCGCTACGACGCGGCGGGCCGGATCGCCGGAGGCCGCCTCCTGGAAATCCCGGAAGCCACCACACAGGGCTTCGACGAAGCCCTCACGGAAGCCTTCACCGACCCGACGGTCTGCCTGGTACACATCCGCGCCGTCGAATACGGCTGCTTCCACTTCGAGGTCCGCCGCCCCTCACGGGCGTAG
- a CDS encoding RNB domain-containing ribonuclease, whose protein sequence is MPRRHIHVTGAAEAPLRAALRALRTELGVPEDFPPAVLAEAETVAKNPRLPSYDATDLPFFTVDPPTSTDLDQAMHLARRADGGYRVHYAIADVAAFVAPGSALDTEAHRRVLTLYFPDGKVPLHPAVLSEGAASLLPGEPRPALLWRIDLDAEGRRVATDVRRALVRSRARLDYAGVQRRIDTGTAEEPVALLREIGRLRETLEAERGGISLNVPEQEIVEQDHTYSLAYRAPLPADGWNAQISLLTGMAAADLMTAAGTGILRTLPTAPDGAVARLRRSAQALGVDWPHHVSYADVVRAADPTDPRQAAFLQECTSLLRGAGYTVFTDGHIPTPAMHAAVADEYTHCTAPLRRLVDRYAGELCVAAVAGDEPPEWVRAALLSLPEEMAAGSRRANTVERESVDIVEAALLRERVGEVFDAYVIDVKEREPAVGTVHLDDPAVVARIEGGTARLPLGEWLRVRLAEADPGTAKVLFAPA, encoded by the coding sequence ATGCCCCGCCGCCACATTCACGTGACCGGCGCAGCCGAGGCTCCGCTGCGGGCCGCCCTGCGCGCACTCCGTACCGAGCTAGGCGTCCCCGAGGACTTCCCGCCGGCCGTCCTCGCCGAGGCCGAGACCGTGGCCAAGAACCCCCGGCTCCCCTCGTACGACGCCACCGACCTGCCCTTCTTCACCGTGGACCCGCCCACCTCCACCGACCTCGACCAGGCCATGCACCTGGCCCGCCGGGCCGACGGCGGCTACCGCGTCCACTACGCCATCGCCGACGTCGCCGCCTTCGTCGCCCCCGGATCCGCCCTCGACACCGAGGCCCACCGGCGCGTCCTCACCCTCTACTTCCCCGACGGCAAGGTCCCCCTCCACCCCGCCGTGCTCTCCGAGGGCGCCGCCAGCCTCCTCCCCGGCGAGCCCCGCCCCGCCCTCCTGTGGCGGATCGACCTCGACGCCGAGGGCCGCCGCGTCGCCACCGACGTCCGCCGCGCCCTCGTCCGCAGCCGCGCCAGACTCGACTACGCGGGCGTGCAGCGGCGGATCGACACGGGTACGGCGGAGGAACCGGTGGCCCTCCTCCGCGAGATCGGCCGGCTCCGCGAAACCCTCGAAGCGGAACGCGGCGGGATCTCCCTCAACGTCCCCGAACAGGAGATCGTCGAGCAGGACCACACCTACTCCCTCGCCTACCGGGCCCCGCTCCCCGCCGACGGCTGGAACGCCCAGATCTCCCTGCTCACCGGCATGGCCGCCGCCGACCTCATGACCGCCGCGGGCACCGGCATCCTGCGCACCCTCCCCACCGCCCCGGACGGCGCCGTCGCCCGGCTGCGCCGCTCGGCGCAGGCCCTCGGAGTCGACTGGCCCCACCACGTCTCGTACGCCGACGTCGTCCGCGCCGCCGACCCCACCGACCCGCGCCAGGCGGCGTTCCTCCAGGAGTGCACGTCCCTCCTGCGCGGCGCCGGGTACACGGTCTTCACCGACGGCCACATCCCCACCCCCGCGATGCACGCGGCCGTCGCCGACGAGTACACGCACTGCACCGCGCCCCTGCGCCGCCTCGTCGACCGGTACGCGGGAGAGCTGTGCGTGGCGGCGGTCGCGGGCGACGAACCGCCCGAGTGGGTACGGGCCGCCCTGCTCTCCCTCCCCGAGGAGATGGCCGCCGGTTCGCGCCGTGCCAACACGGTGGAGCGGGAGAGCGTCGACATCGTCGAGGCGGCCCTGCTGCGGGAACGGGTCGGCGAGGTCTTCGACGCGTACGTCATCGACGTGAAGGAACGCGAACCGGCCGTCGGCACCGTCCACCTGGACGACCCGGCGGTCGTCGCCCGCATCGAGGGCGGTACGGCCCGGCTGCCGCTGGGCGAGTGGCTGCGGGTCAGGCTGGCGGAGGCGGACCCGGGGACGGCGAAGGTGCTGTTCGCGCCCGCGTGA
- the yaaA gene encoding peroxide stress protein YaaA: MLVLLPPSEGKASSGRGAPLKPESLSLPGLAEARAAVLDELVELCAADEEKAREVLGLSEGLRGEVAKNVELRTAGARPAGEIYTGVLYDALGLATLDAAAKRRAGRSLLVFSGLWGAVRVTDRIPSYRCSMGVRLPGLGALGGHWRGAMASVLPEAAGDGLVLDLRSSAYASAWKPKGEVAARTATVRVLYAPTRKVVSHFNKATKGRIVRSLLEAGAVPGSPEELVVALRDLGYVVEESGKPGALDVLVDEIH; the protein is encoded by the coding sequence GTGCTCGTGCTGTTGCCGCCCTCCGAGGGCAAGGCCTCCTCGGGGCGCGGGGCGCCGCTCAAGCCGGAGTCGCTGTCCCTGCCGGGGCTCGCCGAGGCGCGGGCGGCCGTCCTGGACGAGCTGGTCGAGCTGTGCGCGGCCGACGAGGAGAAGGCGCGCGAGGTGCTCGGACTGAGCGAGGGCCTGCGCGGCGAGGTCGCGAAGAACGTGGAGCTGCGGACGGCGGGCGCGCGGCCCGCCGGGGAGATCTACACGGGCGTGCTCTACGACGCGCTGGGTCTGGCGACCCTGGACGCGGCGGCGAAGCGACGGGCCGGGCGGTCCCTGCTGGTGTTCTCGGGGCTCTGGGGCGCGGTCCGGGTGACCGACCGGATTCCCTCGTACCGCTGCTCGATGGGGGTCAGGCTGCCGGGGCTCGGCGCGCTCGGCGGGCACTGGCGGGGCGCGATGGCCTCCGTGCTTCCCGAGGCCGCCGGTGACGGTCTCGTCCTTGACCTGCGCTCGTCGGCGTACGCGTCGGCGTGGAAGCCGAAGGGCGAGGTGGCGGCGCGGACGGCGACGGTACGGGTGCTGTACGCGCCGACCCGGAAGGTCGTCAGCCACTTCAACAAGGCGACGAAGGGCCGGATCGTCCGGAGTCTGCTGGAGGCGGGCGCGGTGCCGGGTTCGCCGGAGGAGCTGGTGGTGGCGCTGCGGGACCTCGGGTACGTGGTGGAGGAGAGCGGGAAGCCGGGGGCGCTCGACGTGCTGGTGGACGAGATCCACTAG
- the eda gene encoding bifunctional 4-hydroxy-2-oxoglutarate aldolase/2-dehydro-3-deoxy-phosphogluconate aldolase: MPTSVFDLVPGTPVVPVVVIEDAADAVPLARALVAGGLPLVEVTLRTPAALDAVRAIGAEVPEAVVGVGTVVSAAGVADAVGAGARFLVSPGWTGRLLAAMRESGVPFLPGVSTASEVVALLEQGVESMKFFPAEAAGGVPYLKSLAGPLPRARFCPTGGVSRASAPGYLSLPNVGCVGGTWMLPPDALAARDWARVETLAREAAGLRGPGSHGGPGGPVSG, from the coding sequence ATGCCGACGAGCGTGTTCGACCTTGTCCCCGGAACCCCCGTCGTCCCGGTCGTGGTGATCGAGGACGCCGCCGATGCCGTACCCCTCGCCCGGGCCCTGGTCGCCGGCGGGCTGCCGCTCGTCGAGGTCACCCTGCGCACACCGGCCGCGCTCGACGCCGTCCGGGCGATCGGCGCCGAGGTGCCGGAGGCGGTCGTCGGCGTGGGGACGGTCGTCTCGGCCGCCGGGGTCGCCGACGCGGTCGGCGCGGGGGCCCGGTTCCTGGTCAGCCCCGGCTGGACCGGGCGGCTGCTCGCCGCGATGCGGGAGTCGGGCGTGCCGTTCCTGCCGGGCGTCTCGACGGCCTCGGAGGTCGTGGCCCTGCTCGAACAGGGCGTGGAGTCGATGAAGTTCTTCCCGGCCGAGGCGGCGGGCGGCGTCCCGTACCTCAAGTCCCTCGCGGGGCCGCTCCCCCGGGCCCGCTTCTGCCCGACCGGCGGCGTCTCCCGCGCCTCCGCCCCCGGCTATCTGTCCCTGCCGAACGTCGGCTGCGTCGGCGGTACGTGGATGCTGCCGCCCGACGCCCTCGCCGCCCGCGACTGGGCGCGGGTGGAGACGCTGGCGCGGGAGGCGGCGGGGTTGCGGGGGCCGGGGAGCCACGGCGGCCCCGGGGGGCCCGTCAGCGGGTGA
- a CDS encoding GNAT family N-acetyltransferase, translating into MTWHFTEDPEVFRASAAPLLAAEPARNTGVLTLMAAADRLGWWTEPEDGRVTGVLAVTAPRVVVLGTVTTEAVRALATQEPAAGGAPTAVRGETGPVEACAAAFAEAFGGGWRPVVRLRLFRLGTLTPPDPAPAGRARVAGPADIPLAAAWAREFARDVGEDVDARDFTAPVTDRISEGRLLLWETPDGRPVSMASTSRTIEGQARVHLVHTPSAYRGRGYAAGITTAVSRLAQGTGAAHVLLFTDLANPTSNALYRRLGYRPVTDHLDARLTGLTR; encoded by the coding sequence ATGACGTGGCACTTCACCGAAGACCCCGAGGTGTTCCGGGCGTCCGCGGCGCCCCTGCTGGCCGCCGAGCCGGCCCGTAACACCGGAGTCCTCACCCTCATGGCCGCGGCGGACCGCCTCGGCTGGTGGACCGAACCCGAGGACGGCAGGGTCACGGGCGTCCTCGCGGTCACGGCGCCCCGCGTGGTCGTCCTCGGCACGGTGACGACGGAGGCGGTACGGGCCCTGGCGACCCAGGAACCGGCCGCAGGGGGCGCGCCGACCGCCGTGCGGGGCGAGACCGGTCCCGTCGAGGCGTGTGCGGCGGCGTTCGCCGAGGCGTTCGGTGGGGGCTGGAGGCCCGTCGTCCGGCTGCGGCTCTTCCGGCTCGGTACGCTCACTCCGCCCGACCCCGCGCCCGCGGGACGCGCGCGCGTGGCCGGTCCGGCCGACATCCCGCTGGCCGCCGCCTGGGCGCGGGAGTTCGCCCGGGACGTCGGGGAGGACGTCGACGCCAGGGACTTCACCGCGCCGGTCACGGACCGGATCTCCGAGGGCCGCCTGCTCCTCTGGGAGACCCCCGACGGCCGCCCGGTGTCCATGGCGAGCACCTCCCGCACGATCGAGGGCCAGGCCCGCGTCCACCTCGTCCACACGCCCTCCGCCTACCGCGGACGGGGATACGCGGCGGGCATCACCACGGCGGTCAGCCGCCTCGCCCAAGGCACGGGCGCCGCCCATGTGCTGCTCTTCACGGACCTCGCCAACCCCACCAGCAACGCCCTCTACCGCCGCCTCGGCTACCGCCCGGTGACCGACCACCTGGACGCGCGGCTCACAGGTCTCACCCGCTGA
- a CDS encoding bifunctional RNase H/acid phosphatase produces MPATTPPRELIVEADGGSRGNPGPAGYGAVVLDPVTGETLAEAAEYIGVATNNVAEYKGLVAGLKAARALFPDADVHVRMDSKLVVEQMSGRWKIKHPDMKPLAAEAGRVYPAGRVRYEWIPRERNKHADRLANEAMDAGKRGRQWEPSSSTAGLDAVAARNAATPPASGPPGDATAGAARARAALLAGGATGTGGAAGSGVSVSAGTGTGAWPGSVARPTTPDALPDDGLFATEETAPLTGESPAAPATGGTAAAPAQAGAAPRQGWAGPDMGAPATFVLLRHGETALTPEKRFSGSGGSDPELSAAGLRQAEAVAEALAARGTIQEIVSSPLARCRQTAAAVAARLGLDVRIEQGLRETDFGAWEGLTFGEARERHPEDLDAWLASPKAAPTGGGESFATVARRVAATRDRLTAAYAGRTVLLVTHVTPIKTLVRLALGAPPESLFRMELSAASLSAVAYYADGNASVRLLNDTSHLR; encoded by the coding sequence ATGCCGGCCACGACGCCTCCGCGCGAGCTGATCGTCGAGGCCGACGGGGGGTCCCGGGGCAATCCGGGACCCGCCGGTTACGGGGCGGTCGTCCTGGACCCCGTGACGGGCGAGACGCTCGCGGAGGCGGCCGAGTACATCGGTGTGGCGACGAACAACGTCGCCGAGTACAAGGGCCTGGTCGCGGGCCTGAAAGCCGCCCGGGCACTCTTCCCGGACGCCGACGTCCACGTCCGGATGGACTCCAAGCTGGTCGTCGAGCAGATGTCCGGCCGCTGGAAGATCAAGCACCCGGACATGAAGCCGCTCGCGGCCGAGGCGGGCCGGGTCTACCCGGCGGGCCGGGTCCGCTACGAGTGGATCCCCCGCGAACGGAACAAGCACGCGGACCGGCTCGCGAACGAGGCGATGGACGCGGGCAAGCGGGGCCGCCAGTGGGAGCCGTCGTCGTCGACGGCGGGCCTGGACGCGGTGGCCGCCCGCAACGCGGCGACCCCGCCGGCGTCGGGCCCTCCGGGCGACGCGACGGCGGGCGCGGCACGTGCGCGCGCGGCCCTGCTGGCGGGTGGGGCTACGGGGACGGGCGGGGCCGCGGGCTCGGGCGTGTCCGTAAGCGCGGGTACGGGTACGGGTGCCTGGCCCGGTTCGGTGGCGCGCCCGACGACCCCGGACGCCCTTCCGGACGACGGCCTGTTCGCCACCGAGGAGACGGCACCCCTGACGGGCGAGTCGCCCGCCGCCCCCGCGACCGGTGGTACGGCTGCCGCACCCGCGCAGGCCGGTGCCGCGCCCCGGCAGGGCTGGGCCGGGCCCGACATGGGAGCGCCCGCGACCTTCGTGCTGCTGCGGCACGGCGAGACCGCGCTCACGCCCGAGAAGCGGTTCTCGGGGAGCGGGGGGAGCGACCCCGAGCTGTCGGCGGCGGGACTGCGGCAGGCCGAGGCCGTCGCGGAGGCGCTCGCCGCGCGCGGCACCATCCAGGAGATCGTCAGCTCGCCCCTCGCCCGCTGCCGCCAGACCGCCGCCGCCGTCGCCGCCCGCCTCGGGCTCGACGTACGGATCGAGCAGGGCCTGCGCGAGACCGACTTCGGCGCGTGGGAGGGACTGACCTTCGGGGAGGCGCGCGAGCGCCACCCGGAGGACCTGGACGCCTGGCTGGCCTCGCCGAAGGCCGCGCCGACGGGCGGGGGCGAGAGCTTCGCGACCGTCGCCCGGCGGGTCGCCGCGACCCGGGACCGGCTGACGGCCGCGTACGCGGGCCGTACGGTCCTCCTCGTCACCCACGTCACGCCGATCAAGACCCTGGTCCGGCTGGCCCTCGGGGCGCCGCCGGAATCGCTGTTCCGGATGGAGCTGTCGGCGGCGTCGCTCTCGGCGGTGGCGTACTACGCGGACGGCAACGCGTCGGTACGGCTCCTCAACGACACCTCGCACCTCCGGTAG